From Acidovorax sp. FHTAMBA, one genomic window encodes:
- a CDS encoding NAD(P)/FAD-dependent oxidoreductase, with product MTTETTPTVADTRTQIALIGAGPSGLAAARNLQKLGVPFQGFEAHTDVGGLWNIENPRSTVYESAHLISSKHTTEFTEFPMRPEVADYPSHREMRQYFMDFAAHFSLRPHYWFGTRVLKAEPVGEGAAPLWRVTWSQHGGPAQTAEFKGVVIANGTLAEPNMPRFEGQFDGELLHTSAYKSAELFKGKRVLVVGAGNSGCDIAVDAVHYARSVDLSVRRGYYFVPKYVFGQPADTLGGKFKMPPWLKQKIDSVVLQWFTGDPVRFGLPKPDYKMYESHPVVNSLVLHHLGHGDIHVKPDIARFEGRTVFFKDSRAQDYDLVLCATGYKLHYPFIDHSLLNWQGMAPQLYLNILSPRFDNLAVMGMIEASGIGWQGRYEQAELVARFFKAQAEGSQRAEALRQAKAGPPPDLSGGFKYLKLERMAYYVHKDTYRNAVRAAAAALA from the coding sequence ATGACAACGGAGACAACACCCACTGTGGCAGATACCCGCACCCAGATCGCCCTGATAGGCGCCGGCCCCAGTGGCCTGGCGGCTGCGCGCAACCTGCAAAAGCTGGGGGTGCCCTTCCAGGGCTTTGAAGCACACACCGACGTGGGCGGCCTGTGGAACATCGAGAACCCGCGCAGCACGGTCTACGAATCAGCACACCTCATCTCCAGCAAACACACCACTGAGTTCACCGAATTCCCCATGCGACCCGAGGTGGCCGACTACCCCAGCCACCGCGAGATGCGGCAGTACTTCATGGACTTTGCCGCGCACTTTAGTTTGCGCCCGCACTACTGGTTTGGTACCCGCGTGCTGAAGGCCGAGCCCGTGGGCGAGGGCGCAGCGCCGCTGTGGCGCGTCACCTGGAGCCAGCACGGCGGACCCGCGCAGACCGCAGAGTTCAAGGGTGTGGTGATTGCCAATGGCACGCTGGCCGAGCCCAACATGCCGCGCTTTGAAGGCCAGTTTGATGGCGAACTGCTGCACACCAGCGCCTACAAAAGCGCCGAGCTGTTCAAGGGCAAACGCGTGTTGGTGGTGGGCGCGGGCAACTCGGGCTGCGACATAGCCGTGGATGCGGTGCATTACGCGCGCAGCGTGGATCTGTCGGTGCGGCGCGGCTACTACTTCGTCCCCAAATACGTGTTCGGCCAGCCCGCCGACACGCTGGGGGGCAAGTTCAAGATGCCGCCCTGGCTCAAGCAGAAGATCGACAGCGTGGTGCTGCAGTGGTTCACCGGCGATCCTGTGCGGTTTGGTTTGCCCAAGCCCGACTACAAGATGTACGAGTCGCACCCGGTGGTCAATTCGCTGGTACTGCACCACCTGGGCCATGGGGACATCCATGTGAAGCCTGACATCGCACGTTTTGAGGGCCGCACCGTGTTCTTCAAGGACAGCCGCGCGCAGGACTACGACCTGGTGCTCTGCGCTACAGGCTACAAGCTGCACTACCCCTTCATCGATCACAGCCTGCTCAACTGGCAGGGCATGGCGCCGCAGCTTTACCTCAACATCCTGTCGCCGCGTTTCGACAACCTGGCGGTGATGGGCATGATCGAGGCGAGTGGCATCGGCTGGCAGGGGCGCTACGAGCAGGCCGAACTGGTGGCGCGCTTCTTCAAGGCGCAGGCCGAGGGTTCGCAGCGCGCCGAGGCCCTGCGACAGGCCAAGGCCGGGCCGCCACCCGATCTGTCGGGTGGCTTCAAGTACCTCAAGCTCGAACGCATGGCGTACTACGTGCACAAGGACACCTACCGCAACGCGGTGCGGGCAGCGGCCGCTGCCCTGGCATGA
- a CDS encoding bile acid:sodium symporter family protein: MLPVDEIRLNFNPASLVALNVVLGFLMFGIALDTRVADFKRVLRMPGAMAVGIAAQFIVLPAVTFVLTLLLKPGPSIALGMILVACCPPGNVSNILTHRAGGNVALSVSMTAISNALAIVLMPLNFAFWGGMHPTAAPLLRSIALDPLEMAAHIVVIIGLPFVLGILCAEKLPRFTRRVTKPVRILSFVCLIGFIVGAVAGNWRYFLDYVGLVLLAVVLHDALAFGTGYACARLSGLPDYDRRAVSIEVGIRNAGLGLVLIFSFFGGLGGMAVVAGVWGFWDIIAGLALAGWWGRRPAVVPLVAAAKEHGA; this comes from the coding sequence ATGCTGCCCGTCGACGAAATACGCCTCAACTTCAACCCCGCGTCCTTGGTGGCGCTCAACGTGGTGCTGGGCTTTCTCATGTTCGGCATTGCGCTCGATACTCGCGTGGCCGACTTCAAGCGCGTGCTGCGCATGCCCGGCGCCATGGCGGTGGGCATCGCCGCCCAGTTCATCGTGCTGCCTGCAGTGACCTTTGTGCTCACGCTGCTCCTCAAACCCGGCCCCAGCATTGCGCTGGGCATGATCCTGGTGGCCTGCTGCCCGCCGGGCAACGTGAGCAATATCCTCACGCACCGTGCGGGTGGGAATGTGGCGCTGTCGGTGTCTATGACGGCAATCTCGAACGCGCTGGCCATCGTGCTCATGCCGCTCAACTTTGCCTTTTGGGGCGGCATGCACCCCACGGCGGCACCGCTCTTGCGCAGCATTGCGCTCGACCCGCTGGAGATGGCGGCGCACATCGTGGTCATCATCGGGCTGCCGTTTGTGCTGGGCATCTTGTGCGCCGAGAAGCTGCCGCGTTTCACCCGGCGGGTGACCAAGCCCGTGCGCATCCTGAGCTTTGTCTGCCTGATCGGTTTCATCGTCGGCGCCGTGGCGGGCAACTGGCGCTACTTCTTGGACTACGTGGGGCTGGTGCTGCTGGCCGTGGTGTTGCATGACGCGCTGGCTTTTGGCACCGGCTATGCCTGCGCGCGGCTCAGTGGCTTGCCGGACTATGACCGGCGCGCGGTAAGCATTGAAGTGGGTATCCGCAACGCCGGGCTGGGCCTGGTGCTGATCTTCAGCTTCTTTGGTGGCCTGGGCGGCATGGCGGTGGTAGCGGGTGTGTGGGGCTTCTGGGACATCATCGCGGGCCTGGCGCTGGCGGGGTGGTGGGGGCGTAGGCCTGCGGTGGTGCCCTTGGTAGCCGCAGCCAAGGAGCACGGCGCATGA
- a CDS encoding EamA family transporter — MTALALSRGDLLRALAVVVIWGLNFVVMKLGLQGLSPMLLGALRFTAASLPFLLFVPHPSMPWRFVVGYGLAQGLGQFGFLFLGLQLGMTAGMASVVMQTQAFFTLLLAAPLLGERAKPWQWWGLLLAFGGLMTIGLAHGEGPGQMTLAGFVLTLGAAFMWAVSNLVARRAAQAGAYAPFPFIVWSSVVPIVPFFALAVWTEGASGVVTQLQAVDGTALLAVLYLALLATLLAYTLWTQLLQRHSAGRVTPFSLLVPVVGLWAAYAFLGETPLPLQWAGAAAVLCGLVVNQTGGWLWARRAS; from the coding sequence ATGACGGCGCTGGCACTGAGCCGTGGCGACTTGCTGCGCGCGTTGGCCGTGGTGGTCATCTGGGGGCTGAACTTTGTGGTGATGAAGCTGGGCTTGCAGGGGCTCAGCCCCATGCTGCTGGGTGCCCTGCGTTTCACTGCGGCATCCCTGCCGTTTCTGCTGTTCGTGCCCCACCCATCCATGCCCTGGCGTTTTGTGGTGGGCTACGGGCTGGCGCAGGGGCTGGGGCAGTTCGGCTTTCTGTTCCTGGGTCTGCAGCTGGGCATGACGGCGGGCATGGCGTCGGTGGTCATGCAGACGCAGGCGTTTTTTACGCTGCTACTGGCTGCACCGCTGCTGGGTGAGCGCGCCAAACCCTGGCAGTGGTGGGGTCTGCTGCTGGCGTTTGGCGGGCTCATGACGATTGGTCTTGCCCATGGAGAAGGGCCCGGGCAGATGACGCTGGCCGGTTTTGTGCTCACCCTCGGCGCGGCCTTCATGTGGGCGGTGTCCAACCTGGTGGCGCGCCGCGCTGCGCAGGCAGGGGCTTATGCGCCGTTTCCGTTCATCGTGTGGAGCAGCGTGGTGCCCATCGTTCCGTTCTTTGCGCTGGCGGTGTGGACCGAAGGCGCCAGCGGTGTCGTGACGCAATTGCAGGCGGTGGACGGCACAGCCTTGCTCGCAGTGCTTTACCTCGCATTGCTGGCCACCTTGCTGGCCTACACGCTGTGGACGCAGCTGCTGCAACGCCATTCGGCCGGGCGGGTGACGCCGTTTTCGCTGCTGGTGCCGGTGGTGGGGCTGTGGGCTGCGTACGCTTTTTTGGGCGAGACACCCTTGCCTCTGCAGTGGGCGGGCGCAGCCGCCGTGTTGTGTGGCCTGGTGGTCAACCAGACGGGGGGATGGCTCTGGGCACGGCGCGCTTCCTAG
- a CDS encoding SDR family oxidoreductase produces the protein MTDSALMSRRILVTGADGFLGRGVVAALAREGVRTLVATDVREVPAERRLPGVTYLVQDVRDPALVQTLADHAIDSVVHLASIVTPGKGSNREFEYSVDVLGSKNVLDACVATGVKHIVVSSSGAAYGYHADNPAWLRETDALRGNEVFAYSHHKRLVEEMLAQYRTQHPALAQTVLRIGTILGERVDNQITALFDKPRLLAIRGSESPFVFIWDEDVTGAILHALRKQRAGCFNLAGDGALPLREIARRLGKPVLELPAGLLRAALAVGSALGLSRYGPEQLDFLRYRPVLLNAALKEVLGYVPGKTSAQAFEAFVAARARQGRPVAAAAAVAA, from the coding sequence ATGACGGACTCTGCATTGATGTCGCGCCGCATTCTGGTGACCGGGGCCGATGGTTTTCTGGGTCGTGGTGTGGTCGCAGCGCTTGCGCGCGAAGGCGTCCGCACCTTGGTCGCTACCGACGTGCGCGAGGTGCCTGCCGAGCGCCGCCTGCCCGGCGTGACCTATCTGGTGCAGGACGTGCGCGACCCGGCGCTGGTGCAGACGCTCGCCGACCACGCCATCGACAGCGTGGTGCATCTGGCCTCCATCGTCACGCCCGGAAAAGGCTCCAACCGCGAGTTTGAGTATTCCGTGGATGTGCTCGGCAGCAAGAATGTGCTCGATGCCTGCGTGGCCACGGGGGTCAAGCACATCGTGGTCAGCTCCAGCGGCGCGGCCTATGGTTACCACGCCGACAACCCGGCCTGGCTGCGCGAGACCGATGCGCTGCGCGGCAATGAGGTGTTTGCCTATTCCCACCACAAGCGGCTGGTGGAAGAGATGCTGGCGCAGTACCGCACGCAGCACCCGGCGCTGGCGCAGACGGTGCTGCGCATCGGCACCATCCTGGGCGAGCGGGTGGACAACCAGATCACGGCGCTGTTCGACAAACCCCGCCTTCTGGCCATCCGTGGCAGCGAGAGCCCGTTTGTTTTTATCTGGGACGAAGACGTGACCGGCGCCATCCTGCATGCCCTGCGCAAGCAGCGCGCGGGTTGCTTCAACCTGGCGGGCGATGGCGCACTGCCGCTGCGCGAGATCGCCCGGCGCCTGGGCAAGCCGGTGCTGGAGTTGCCTGCGGGCCTGCTGCGTGCCGCGCTGGCGGTGGGCTCCGCGCTGGGCCTGAGCCGCTACGGGCCAGAGCAGCTGGATTTTCTGCGTTACCGCCCCGTGCTGCTCAATGCCGCGCTCAAGGAGGTGCTGGGCTACGTGCCTGGCAAGACCAGCGCTCAAGCGTTCGAAGCCTTCGTGGCTGCCCGGGCGCGCCAAGGGCGGCCGGTGGCTGCGGCTGCGGCGGTGGCTGCATGA